In Leptospira stimsonii, a single window of DNA contains:
- a CDS encoding O-methyltransferase yields MSKGSPPGKYGTSVFLDGLEERIDSELVPRPIAILHRMEEDAATEGIPVLTPASGAVLKFLVEVEQPSEILELGTGYGISLFWMASGLKKIAKIVSLEREIYYIAKVRSYLERHPFGDLEIHLLKTHCLQYLKEANEDNGKEWKGKFVFIDCDKVLYPEIFRLLRKLRPDVAVFDNVLWHGRIFDATRQAPSDKAVREFWEEVKNSELPRTLFPVGDGLLQIRFREKNESE; encoded by the coding sequence ATGAGCAAAGGAAGTCCTCCGGGAAAATATGGGACCTCCGTGTTTCTGGACGGTCTGGAAGAGAGGATCGATTCCGAGTTGGTTCCACGACCGATTGCGATTCTCCATCGAATGGAAGAAGACGCCGCTACGGAAGGGATTCCCGTTCTGACTCCCGCCTCGGGGGCCGTTCTCAAATTCCTAGTCGAGGTAGAACAGCCTTCGGAAATTCTTGAATTGGGAACCGGTTACGGGATTTCTCTTTTTTGGATGGCGAGCGGTTTGAAAAAGATCGCGAAGATCGTTTCCTTGGAAAGGGAAATTTATTACATCGCAAAGGTTCGTTCTTATCTTGAGCGACATCCTTTCGGAGATTTGGAGATCCATCTTCTCAAAACTCATTGTCTTCAATATCTCAAGGAGGCGAACGAAGATAACGGGAAAGAATGGAAAGGAAAATTCGTTTTTATAGATTGTGATAAGGTTCTTTATCCGGAAATTTTTCGACTCTTACGAAAACTTCGACCGGACGTCGCGGTGTTCGATAACGTGCTCTGGCACGGAAGAATTTTCGATGCAACTCGACAGGCCCCTTCCGATAAAGCGGTCCGGGAATTTTGGGAGGAAGTAAAGAACTCCGAATTGCCTCGGACTCTTTTTCCGGTCGGAGACGGTCTGCTCCAAATTCGTTTTCGAGAGAAGAATGAATCGGAGTAG
- a CDS encoding N-acetylmuramoyl-L-alanine amidase, with protein sequence MRRQKNFSFFFKFLLLSILLPGAVIEAGPGKKEESDSNIQTPVKTFKVVIDPGHGGVDLKPKEDHGDKYDPISEKYLELYKSGASARGRKERTVVLELAKELKEILDLTRTEDGFETFRTYMKTFTNEELPWIKIDSVMTRNGNADEKEYSANEDPNAPYRLFDYPDKKTKKIKQGRISFINQEKPNLVVSLHLNPSYKEHPGGMAAVLSPSYRTFYVLKGISEGRYSEEKFTASPWNHWMIFKEGWSRLENAVADAWIYFHGYWPNRTGKKTDLSAFEGYRQNMITWKYKDLPGWEELAKVGGKGPYSKTHKSFSAEGKFWEREKAEPELWRREDGREGFGGDNHYASAELMRFVQYGLRKTNSDEDSPEPGPINKPYLSTYALPTFINAISAYLEIGYIDKEKDMILMTKRKRDVAISLAAGIYSLAHGIKVKHQDYPYVPVGKKINWSRYEKWKDGNYFQIVSE encoded by the coding sequence GTGAGGCGACAGAAAAACTTTTCTTTCTTTTTTAAATTCCTTCTTCTCTCGATTCTTCTTCCGGGTGCGGTCATCGAGGCCGGCCCCGGAAAAAAGGAAGAATCAGATTCAAACATCCAAACTCCCGTTAAAACGTTTAAGGTGGTGATCGATCCCGGACACGGGGGAGTCGATCTTAAACCCAAGGAAGATCACGGGGACAAATACGATCCGATTTCCGAAAAATATCTCGAACTCTATAAGTCCGGCGCCTCTGCCAGAGGAAGAAAAGAAAGGACGGTCGTATTAGAACTTGCTAAAGAACTCAAGGAGATTCTCGACCTCACAAGAACGGAAGACGGATTCGAAACGTTTCGAACCTATATGAAGACGTTCACGAACGAAGAGCTTCCTTGGATTAAAATCGATTCTGTGATGACTCGAAACGGAAACGCAGATGAAAAGGAATATTCGGCGAACGAGGATCCGAACGCGCCTTATCGTCTTTTCGATTATCCGGACAAAAAAACGAAGAAGATAAAACAGGGAAGAATTTCGTTTATCAATCAGGAAAAACCGAACTTGGTCGTCTCTCTTCATCTCAATCCGAGTTACAAAGAACATCCCGGCGGAATGGCGGCGGTCCTTTCTCCTTCTTATAGAACTTTCTATGTTCTCAAAGGAATTTCGGAAGGAAGGTATTCGGAAGAAAAGTTCACCGCATCCCCTTGGAATCATTGGATGATTTTCAAAGAAGGTTGGTCTCGATTGGAGAACGCGGTCGCCGACGCTTGGATTTATTTCCACGGTTATTGGCCGAACAGAACGGGCAAAAAAACTGACCTCTCCGCTTTCGAAGGATATCGGCAAAATATGATCACTTGGAAATATAAAGATCTTCCCGGTTGGGAAGAATTGGCCAAGGTCGGAGGGAAAGGGCCGTATTCTAAAACTCATAAAAGTTTTTCCGCAGAAGGTAAATTTTGGGAAAGAGAAAAGGCCGAGCCCGAGCTCTGGAGGAGAGAGGATGGTAGAGAGGGATTCGGCGGCGACAATCACTACGCTTCTGCGGAGCTCATGCGTTTTGTACAGTATGGACTTCGAAAAACCAATTCAGATGAGGATTCTCCCGAACCGGGGCCGATCAATAAACCCTATCTTTCCACTTACGCGTTGCCGACGTTTATCAATGCAATCTCGGCTTATTTAGAAATCGGTTATATAGATAAGGAGAAAGATATGATTCTCATGACGAAGCGGAAGAGGGACGTCGCGATCTCTCTCGCGGCTGGAATTTATTCCCTTGCACATGGAATCAAAGTCAAACATCAGGATTATCCGTATGTTCCGGTGGGTAAAAAAATCAATTGGTCTCGTTACGAGAAATGGAAGGACGGAAACTACTTTCAAATCGTTTCTGAATGA
- a CDS encoding SH3 domain-containing protein — protein sequence MELIQADEMPCISRYNFELSIKMKTIKFANMNSKSLFGQIFILSFLADCMTTQIGNGYTTRSKIVAFSRPDSKSAIVFEIKENSKFTILDKISSKESKHPADWLKIKNENQIGFIEYNKNNASLIFLNLEKPKYGLVVATSLFLRKEPTVDSKPIEKLSTKAIVEIMEDSESSISVNGRRGYWVKVKTKSQNVGFVFSPFIMIRDSIESLSSLTDFETNETGWAYVKNSPEFIYLLNHNILKRIKNNQIYENQYYLIQSRFVTKDGKVFFRLLKQEASMEDWYSELKVTKIADCYVPAESIIISNKYALLYARTQALDRKKTRIYEFLSHEVNDDIDPEYSDIDYFEWNKRKFHVIRATEKYENDECRGCFQPEAFNLVFVLEEKGNSFQLIFKAGGSRSASFYQFDRPRIIINDSPPPEGDDSPSKIISSEFVFNGKEFLLISNPNQ from the coding sequence ATGGAACTCATCCAAGCCGATGAAATGCCTTGCATTAGCCGATATAATTTTGAACTTTCAATAAAAATGAAGACAATAAAATTTGCGAATATGAATTCGAAAAGTCTATTCGGCCAAATATTCATATTATCTTTCCTCGCTGATTGTATGACTACTCAGATCGGTAATGGTTACACAACAAGATCGAAAATAGTGGCCTTCTCCAGACCGGACAGTAAAAGTGCTATTGTATTTGAAATAAAGGAAAACTCGAAATTTACGATTTTAGATAAGATCTCTTCAAAAGAATCCAAACATCCGGCGGATTGGCTGAAAATAAAAAATGAAAATCAAATTGGATTTATAGAATACAACAAGAATAACGCATCTCTAATTTTTCTAAATTTAGAAAAGCCTAAGTATGGACTCGTTGTTGCGACATCTTTGTTCTTAAGGAAAGAGCCAACGGTTGATAGCAAGCCTATTGAGAAACTCTCAACGAAAGCAATTGTTGAGATAATGGAAGATAGCGAATCGTCAATCTCCGTAAATGGTAGAAGAGGATATTGGGTAAAGGTAAAAACTAAGTCTCAAAATGTGGGTTTCGTATTTTCTCCATTTATTATGATCAGAGATTCGATCGAAAGCTTATCATCGCTTACCGATTTCGAAACGAATGAAACGGGCTGGGCTTACGTTAAGAATTCACCTGAGTTCATCTATTTACTGAATCATAATATTCTCAAAAGAATTAAAAACAACCAAATATACGAAAATCAATACTATCTGATTCAATCTAGATTTGTAACTAAAGATGGAAAAGTATTTTTCAGGCTTTTAAAACAAGAAGCAAGTATGGAGGATTGGTATTCTGAACTTAAAGTTACAAAAATTGCTGATTGCTACGTTCCTGCCGAAAGTATAATTATATCGAACAAATATGCGCTTCTGTATGCGCGGACCCAAGCTCTTGATCGGAAAAAAACCAGAATCTATGAATTCCTAAGCCATGAGGTGAACGATGACATTGATCCTGAATATTCGGATATTGACTACTTTGAATGGAATAAAAGAAAATTCCACGTAATAAGGGCAACAGAAAAATATGAAAATGATGAATGCAGAGGTTGTTTTCAACCGGAAGCATTTAATCTTGTATTTGTTTTAGAAGAAAAAGGAAATTCGTTTCAATTGATTTTTAAGGCGGGAGGATCACGAAGTGCTTCTTTCTACCAATTTGATCGTCCCAGGATCATCATAAATGATAGCCCTCCACCGGAAGGAGATGATTCCCCAAGCAAGATTATTTCTTCTGAATTTGTATTTAATGGAAAGGAGTTTTTATTAATATCGAATCCGAATCAATAG
- a CDS encoding diguanylate cyclase, with the protein MAVIDRSGGIKYVNKAWIEFGRKNGLSVDYDWIGKNYLNVCEVPNKEDILTTASGIRNVLQGQVESFTSDYPCHSPTETRWFKMTITRLVTPEGEFYLVFHNEITARTIAEDKVLELSIKDPLTNLSNRRHFDEHFRKEWLRCLRNRQYISLVLIDIDYFKNYNDSFGHMQGDHCLQKVSREIGKFVRRPSDLACRFGGEEFILLFGNTSLLQAQHIAEILRNNIFNLNIPHLKCSRVTISAGVHSILASDVTSSIQLLEGADQALYSAKRRAEIGSSLSLKLLLSRIR; encoded by the coding sequence TTGGCTGTTATAGATAGATCAGGTGGTATTAAATATGTAAACAAAGCTTGGATTGAATTTGGCAGAAAGAACGGCCTAAGCGTAGATTATGATTGGATTGGAAAAAATTATCTCAATGTATGCGAAGTTCCTAATAAAGAAGATATATTGACCACGGCGAGCGGAATCCGAAATGTCTTACAAGGACAAGTTGAAAGCTTTACAAGCGATTATCCCTGTCATTCTCCAACTGAAACACGATGGTTTAAGATGACAATCACCCGTCTGGTTACCCCAGAAGGCGAATTCTATTTAGTTTTTCATAATGAAATTACTGCTCGGACAATAGCGGAAGATAAAGTCCTTGAGCTTTCCATAAAAGACCCTTTAACAAATCTATCAAATCGTAGACATTTTGATGAGCACTTTCGTAAAGAGTGGCTACGATGCCTCCGCAATCGGCAATATATTAGCTTAGTTTTAATTGATATAGATTATTTTAAGAATTACAATGATTCATTCGGTCATATGCAAGGAGATCATTGTTTACAAAAGGTCAGTAGGGAGATTGGAAAATTCGTCCGCCGTCCAAGCGACTTAGCCTGCCGTTTCGGTGGGGAAGAATTTATTTTATTATTTGGAAATACATCTCTATTGCAAGCCCAACACATAGCAGAAATTTTACGAAATAATATATTTAATTTAAATATTCCCCATTTAAAGTGCTCACGCGTTACGATAAGCGCCGGCGTTCATAGCATTCTGGCTTCAGACGTAACTTCCTCCATTCAATTATTAGAAGGCGCCGACCAGGCTCTATACTCTGCCAAAAGAAGGGCAGAAATCGGATCGAGTCTTTCTTTGAAGCTTCTTCTCTCTAGGATAAGATAG
- a CDS encoding sodium-dependent bicarbonate transport family permease, with protein sequence MEIVQSLTTSLLTPMVLAFILGIVSALLRSDLKFPEGLYAGLTIYLLLAIGIKGGVKLSSTQFLEFYKPAFVALLMCCLIPLFAFFILNKIGKFNTINSAAIAAHYGSVSAVTFSESTAFLDLMNIGYEGFMPSLLAIMEIPAILVAIYIAKRNSSSENSANISTIFHELFAGKGTILLLGGLFIGFFSGKKGFEQVAPFFETPFRGVLALFLLEVGILTGKRISDLSQVGIFLVFFAILMPVIHAFLGIYLGKLAGLSLGGSTIFGVLCASASYIAAPAAIRIALPDANPTYYFTSSLAITFPFNIVVGLPLYLSLSKFLFSLES encoded by the coding sequence ATGGAAATAGTTCAGTCCTTAACGACGAGCCTTCTCACGCCTATGGTCTTGGCCTTTATCCTTGGGATCGTTTCGGCATTGTTAAGAAGCGATCTAAAGTTTCCAGAAGGCTTATATGCCGGATTAACGATTTATTTGCTTCTTGCGATAGGAATCAAAGGAGGTGTGAAACTTTCGAGCACACAATTCTTAGAATTTTATAAACCCGCCTTCGTTGCCCTCCTCATGTGTTGTCTGATTCCGTTGTTCGCCTTTTTCATTCTGAACAAAATCGGTAAATTCAACACGATCAATTCCGCGGCGATCGCCGCTCACTATGGCTCCGTATCAGCGGTGACCTTTAGCGAGAGCACCGCGTTCCTGGACTTGATGAACATCGGCTACGAAGGATTTATGCCTTCTCTGCTCGCAATCATGGAAATTCCAGCGATCCTCGTTGCGATCTATATCGCAAAACGCAATTCCTCTTCCGAAAACTCCGCCAATATCTCAACGATCTTTCACGAATTATTCGCTGGGAAAGGAACCATTCTATTGCTTGGCGGTCTCTTTATCGGATTTTTTTCAGGCAAAAAAGGTTTCGAACAAGTTGCTCCTTTTTTCGAAACTCCATTTCGAGGCGTCCTTGCTTTATTCTTACTTGAAGTCGGCATACTTACTGGAAAAAGAATCTCTGATCTTTCTCAAGTTGGCATTTTTTTAGTATTCTTCGCGATTCTAATGCCGGTGATTCATGCTTTTCTGGGAATCTATTTGGGAAAACTCGCCGGACTTTCCTTGGGTGGTTCGACAATATTCGGAGTCTTATGTGCGAGCGCTTCTTATATCGCCGCGCCTGCGGCTATCCGAATCGCGTTACCGGATGCAAATCCAACTTACTACTTTACTTCTTCGCTTGCGATCACCTTTCCGTTCAACATCGTCGTCGGACTCCCATTGTATCTTTCTCTTTCAAAATTCTTGTTCAGCTTAGAATCCTAA
- a CDS encoding carbonic anhydrase: MSFIKGTKIVILVFFLNMGLNAEVDPSESLRRLMEGNKRFVTGKSVKPNQSQDRVKELVAGQKPFAVIVGCSDSRVPHEIIFDQGIGDLFIVRTAGQVSTYASWGSIEFAVEVLGSKLILVLGHTKCGAVAAACNVPDVPGHIVTLINAIKPAAELAKNMSGDLIDNAVRINVAKQVKQLRELEPVITKKLKKKEIDIIGAVYDIETGKVEILPVNYLETLNAAGSKSWK, encoded by the coding sequence ATGAGTTTTATAAAAGGAACGAAAATCGTGATCCTCGTTTTTTTCCTAAATATGGGTTTAAACGCGGAAGTCGATCCGAGTGAATCGCTTAGAAGATTGATGGAAGGCAACAAACGGTTTGTAACTGGGAAGTCCGTTAAACCGAACCAATCACAGGATCGTGTAAAAGAGTTGGTCGCAGGCCAAAAACCGTTTGCCGTAATCGTGGGGTGCTCCGACTCCCGTGTCCCACATGAGATCATTTTCGATCAAGGAATCGGAGATTTATTTATCGTAAGAACAGCCGGTCAAGTCTCAACGTATGCTTCCTGGGGAAGTATTGAATTTGCCGTCGAAGTACTAGGTAGCAAACTGATTTTAGTATTAGGCCATACAAAATGCGGAGCGGTTGCGGCGGCTTGTAACGTACCGGATGTTCCAGGCCATATTGTCACACTCATCAATGCAATTAAACCGGCCGCGGAATTGGCTAAGAATATGTCAGGAGATTTGATTGACAATGCTGTCAGGATCAATGTCGCCAAACAAGTAAAACAACTAAGAGAACTTGAACCTGTGATCACGAAGAAACTCAAAAAGAAAGAGATCGATATAATCGGGGCAGTTTACGATATCGAAACCGGTAAAGTTGAAATACTACCTGTAAATTATCTGGAAACTCTGAATGCGGCGGGTAGTAAGTCATGGAAATAG